The following proteins come from a genomic window of Deinococcus malanensis:
- a CDS encoding alpha/beta fold hydrolase has protein sequence MPPQLPSGASSAPPEFHGLVDVGGYRLNAKLSGQGRTTVVFESGGGSLLEGWASVEALIRPFARVVTYERAGVGNSDYPPSNYPGTSATGALRTLLLALGVSFPIVLVGHSLGDFFARGYAAHYPEDVAGLVLLDTRDARFYEQLSPHLPPKTDTESPGLARLRAITSFYVGGELREPAVRPGEDPGLWWTVYDLMRTLQERGDLGDRPLEVVVRGVDDLGDAMTRDLPAAAELAWRQVERQGWEAVKRLSSRGRMTVVEGCGHALPQERPDVVAQAIRRVVEAVGPHGTLH, from the coding sequence GTGCCTCCCCAGCTTCCCTCTGGTGCATCCTCTGCCCCGCCTGAATTTCATGGGCTCGTCGATGTCGGCGGCTACCGACTGAATGCGAAGCTCAGTGGGCAGGGGCGCACCACCGTCGTGTTCGAGTCTGGTGGAGGATCCCTGCTCGAAGGGTGGGCCAGTGTCGAAGCGCTCATCCGTCCTTTCGCGCGGGTGGTCACGTACGAGCGGGCTGGCGTGGGAAACAGCGATTATCCTCCCTCCAATTACCCTGGGACCAGCGCAACCGGCGCATTGCGGACCCTGCTCCTTGCCCTGGGGGTTTCTTTTCCCATCGTTCTGGTGGGACATTCTCTGGGTGATTTCTTTGCCCGCGGGTACGCCGCGCATTACCCGGAGGACGTGGCCGGGCTGGTGCTGCTCGACACGCGGGACGCCCGCTTCTACGAACAGCTCAGCCCACACCTGCCGCCCAAAACGGACACGGAGTCCCCAGGGCTGGCGCGGCTCCGGGCTATCACGAGCTTCTACGTGGGAGGGGAACTCCGCGAACCGGCCGTGAGGCCCGGTGAGGACCCAGGACTGTGGTGGACGGTGTACGACCTGATGCGAACCCTCCAGGAACGAGGCGACCTGGGAGATCGCCCGCTGGAGGTGGTGGTCCGGGGGGTGGATGACTTGGGCGACGCCATGACCCGCGACCTTCCAGCAGCGGCTGAGCTCGCCTGGCGTCAGGTGGAGAGGCAGGGGTGGGAAGCCGTGAAGCGGCTATCCTCTCGGGGACGAATGACCGTGGTGGAAGGGTGCGGCCATGCTCTTCCGCAGGAGCGGCCGGATGTGGTCGCACAGGCTATTCGGCGTGTTGTCGAAGCGGTTGGCCCGCACGGAACACTGCACTGA